From Salvia splendens isolate huo1 chromosome 3, SspV2, whole genome shotgun sequence, a single genomic window includes:
- the LOC121794184 gene encoding protein NRT1/ PTR FAMILY 5.11-like produces MKLSQEFQQLCHDYVVFTKSMLFILGLIFSYKLVENSFLSVLITHLTDAWGENEKDLRKAAMVVNLQEATGSVSVVLFVYLADVHTGRFKMVAFATAFCIAGLLLNFASTRNEDDKEVKWGLFYLGLGLLTFAPAALSVTLEVFLEDQLRPKDTDQLRPTDADQHEDQRNQLQPTDADDQREDRRKRRTNFWWKLVSCVAAIFSMFGPSFNAQVLAGVMGVCFLVFLLGSNYYHHERKIENQFKDVGIVLARAYRNRNDEYPQGSFNNETQIPPRLWGLRWVDKAAIAHGTETGGCSDVQVEKVKRLIKMLPMWSCFLTLSLVAASGSTFFFEEASVIEDGGVINNDNKILILANVVRFTNFMGSVISNCIITKLRDRMKFNQQRMELVKIGMGMLCCVPCCIVAWRLASLRRNYYINVYWLTPQFILLGLMQGLSEDGLESFYESQASKSLLSFGPPFGELVMGIGKFMSMPCVLIFSMKSLGWFKKDIHASRLDKYYIFLAVLSLLNFVLYCFFGWWYRNDTFLARDEEMGEQSEVTITLGEGVEPRSAEGRHVSQRSLSRRFVSKGKESDRGEAGNATADRSGIGEEEESGNT; encoded by the exons ATGAAGCTCAGCCAAGAATTCCAGCAGCTATGTCATGACTATGTCGTCTTCACCAAATCCATGCTTTTCATTCTAG GGCTCATATTCAGCTACAAGTTAGTGGAGAACTCATTTCTGAGCGTCTTGATCACTCATCTCACCGATGCGTGGGGGGAGAATGAGAAGGACCTCCGGAAAGCCGCCATGGTCGTGAATTTGCAAGAGGCAACGGGATCGGTTTCAGTAGTTTTGTTCGTTTATCTAGCCGATGTTCATACCGGCCGCTTCAAAATGGTGGCTTTCGCAACTGCGTTTTGCATCGCT GGATTGTTGCTCAACTTTGCGTCAACTAGAAATGAGGATGATAAGGAGGTTAAATGGGGGCTATTCTACCTTGGGCTGGGGTTATTGACTTTTGCCCCAGCGGCATTGTCAGTGACGCTTGAAGTGTTTCTTGAGGATCAGCTCCGGCCTAAGGATACCGATCAACTCCGCCCTACGGATGCCGATCAGCATGAGGATCAGAGAAATCAGCTCCAGCCTACGGATGCCGATGATCAGCGTGAGGATCGGAGAAAGCGACGCACAAACTTCTGGTGGAAATTGGTTTCCTGTGTGGCAGCCATCTTCTCTATGTTTGGACCATCATTTAATGCACAAGTATTAGCTGGTGTGATGGGGGTTTGCTTCTTAGTGTTCTTGTTGGGTAGCAATTACTACCACCATGAAAGAAAAATCGAAAACCAATTTAAAGATGTCGGAATCGTCCTCGCAAGAGCCTACAGAAACAGGAATGACGAGTATCCACAAggatcattcaacaatgaaacgCAGATCCCGCCCCGCCTTTGGGGGTTGAG GTGGGTAGACAAGGCGGCAATTGCGCATGGAACGGAGACAGGCGGTTGTAGTGATGTACAAGTTGAAAAAGTGAAACGTTTGATTAAGATGCTTCCAATGTGGTCTTGTTTCCTCACTTTAAGCCTGGTTGCTGCTTCTGGCAGCACCTTCTTCTTCGAGGAAGCAAGTGTTATTGAAGACGGTGGTGTTATAAACAACGATAATAAAATTCTCATCCTCGCCAACGTGGTTCGATTCACAAATTTTATGGGGTCAGTAATATCCAATTGCATCATCACTAAACTTAGAGACAGAATGAAATTCAACCAACAGAGGATGGAGCTGGTGAAAATCGGCATGGGGATGTTGTGTTGCGTGCCGTGCTGCATCGTTGCTTGGCGGCTTGCATCACTCAGGCGGAATTACTATATTAACGTATATTGGCTAACACCACAATTTATTTTACTGGGACTAATGCAAGGGCTCTCTGAAGATGGCCTCGAATCGTTTTATGAATCGCAGGCTAGTAAGAGTTTGTTGAGTTTTGGGCCGCCGTTTGGAGAGTTGGTGATGGGGATAGGTAAATTTATGAGCATGCCTTGCGTTCTCATCTTCAGCATGAAATCACTTGGATGGTTCAAGAAGGATATACATGCCAGTCGCCTCGACAAGTATTATATTTTTCTGGCTGTTTTGAGTCTCCTGAACTTTGTGTTATATTGTTTTTTCGGGTGGTGGTATCGAAACGACACTTTCCTAGCGAGAGACGAGGAAATGGGTGAGCAGAGTGAAGTGACGATCACTTTGGGTGAAGGTGTTGAGCCTCGATCCGCTGAGGGGCGTCACGTCTCTCAGCGATCTCTCTCTCGTCGATTTGTTTCTAAGGGGAAGGAGAGCGACCGTGGTGAAGCTGGTAATGCTACAGCAGATAGGTCAGGAATAGGGGAAGAAGAGGAAAGCGGAAACACATGA
- the LOC121795303 gene encoding putative late blight resistance protein homolog R1B-19, with translation MLQSTILTNLGDNERCLKILHLSYKELPVHLKLAEGFLKPISGKSFEEIAKEYLKDLIGRNLILIHEMGSTGNIKSCKVHDLLRDLCLRQAQKERFQTASPQRMVNGKRRVVTSSRTFLESMHRFVNSRCLAFSVGEGFLFPGSIWLFWNLQTLIMPHVKWLTLLTDIWRMPFIRHVQFEQLHLPDPPSAQEGTVSENLQTLVGIQNFTCSQRVIKRIPNIKKLQIANAGLDHDKYCLSKLDRLDKLESLNCSLHGEVYLVNFPRSLKKLFLYIDESQYWDEILDKIGVLPHLQKLTLSKGSFRHGQWETSEGHFSSLKSLSLYDCPSLEVWTAESSHFPCLEKLTLYQ, from the exons GTTCATTTGAAACTTGCTGAGGGATTTCTAAAGCCAATAAGTGGGAAAAGCTTTGAAGAGATTGCAAAAGAGTACTTAAAGGACCTTATAGGTAGAAATCTCATTTTGATTCATGAGATGGGCAGTACTGGAAATATTAAAAGCTGCAAAGTTCATGACTTGTTGAGAGACTTGTGCTTGAGACAAGCTCAGAAAGAAAGGTTTCAAACCGCTAGTCCTCAACGGATGGTAAATGGGAAACGCCGTGTTGTTACTTCATCTAGAACGTTCCTTGAAAGCATGCATCGGTTTGTTAATTCCCGGTGCCTTGCTTTCTCGGTTGGTGAAGGGTTCCTTTTCCCTGGTTCAATCTGGCTATTTTGGAATCTACAAACATTGATCATGCCACATGTCAAATGGCTTACTTTGCTAACTGATATTTGGCGCATGCCTTTCATTAGGCATGTTCAGTTCGAACAACTCCATCTCCCAGATCCTCCCAGTGCTCAAGAAGGCACTGTTTCCGAAAATCTGCAGACGTTGGTTGGAATACAGAACTTTACGTGTAGCCAACGAGTGATCAAGAGAATTCCCAATATAAAGAAGTTGCAGATAGCCAATGCGGGACTTGATCATGACAAATATTGTCTGAGCAAACTTGATCGTCTGGATAAACTCGAGTCCTTGAACTGTAGTCTACATGGGGAGGTGTATCTGGTTAACTTCCCTCGGTCGCTCAAGAAGTTGTTTCTATACATTGACGAATCCCAGTATTGGGATGAGATATTGGATAAGATAGGTGTATTGCCCCATCTTCAAAAGCTCACACTGTCAAAGGGGAGTTTCAGACATGGGCAGTGGGAAACAAGTGAAGGCCATTTCTCGAGCCTCAAATCCTTATCTCTTTACGATTGTCCGAGTCTTGAAGTCTGGACAGCAGAAAGCTCTCACTTTCCATGCCTTGAGAAACTTACTCTTTATCAG TGA